One region of Bacillus zhangzhouensis genomic DNA includes:
- a CDS encoding Rrf2 family transcriptional regulator codes for MKYSKATNYALHTMVFLTLAPKGKSIGVDALAKIQNLSPTYLSKILTKLVKAGLIESTPGAKGGYTIMKQKEDISFLDVIQAVEGQTNLFRCSLEHDSFMPHDDCLIEKVMQDVETKMQESLSQKRLIDIANQMEQTEKNPFFNR; via the coding sequence ATGAAATATTCTAAAGCAACCAACTATGCGCTGCATACGATGGTGTTTTTAACGCTTGCGCCAAAGGGGAAATCAATTGGTGTTGATGCCCTTGCTAAAATACAAAATCTTTCACCCACCTATTTATCTAAAATTTTAACAAAGCTTGTGAAAGCAGGATTGATTGAATCAACGCCTGGTGCTAAAGGTGGCTACACCATTATGAAACAGAAGGAAGACATTTCGTTTTTAGACGTCATTCAGGCTGTAGAAGGGCAAACGAATTTGTTCCGCTGTTCTTTAGAGCATGATTCTTTCATGCCTCATGATGACTGTTTGATTGAAAAGGTCATGCAGGATGTTGAAACGAAAATGCAGGAGTCGTTAAGTCAAAAACGGTTAATTGATATTGCGAACCAAATGGAGCAGACAGAAAAAAATCCATTTTTCAACAGGTGA
- a CDS encoding NAD(P)/FAD-dependent oxidoreductase — protein sequence MLLDCAIIGGGPAGLSAALVVGRGRKQVIVFDDELPRNRVTQESHGFITNDGMTPFEIRQAGEADLQKYPNIQIKRSRIVDIQKNEKCFTLLTHAGEPFEAKKVVLATGLQDIMPKIEGIHDVYGKTLFSCPFCDGWELKDRALALIAENQRALHMAKLLSNWTKDLIVFTNGYVLAEEDMTLLTTHSIQVNDVPIVSIDHDNGRLRSLQLANGETVKREGGFVASEFKQSAPFAEKLGCQMTKNAGIETDILGRTTVSGVFACGDNLGGPAQLVLAAAAGSQAGMGVIHELVQEEFQEKTSV from the coding sequence ATGTTATTAGATTGTGCTATTATCGGAGGCGGACCAGCTGGATTAAGTGCAGCACTTGTTGTGGGACGGGGCAGAAAGCAGGTCATTGTATTTGATGACGAACTGCCAAGAAATCGAGTGACGCAGGAATCACATGGATTTATTACAAACGATGGAATGACACCGTTTGAGATCAGACAAGCGGGAGAGGCAGATCTTCAAAAATACCCTAATATCCAAATCAAACGAAGTAGAATTGTTGATATACAAAAGAATGAGAAATGCTTTACATTACTGACACACGCGGGGGAACCATTCGAAGCGAAAAAAGTCGTCTTGGCAACAGGACTTCAGGATATAATGCCAAAAATCGAAGGAATTCATGATGTGTACGGAAAAACGTTGTTTAGCTGTCCTTTCTGTGATGGATGGGAATTAAAGGACAGGGCACTTGCCCTCATTGCAGAGAATCAACGAGCTTTGCATATGGCTAAGCTTCTTTCCAATTGGACAAAGGATTTGATCGTGTTTACGAATGGGTACGTGTTAGCTGAAGAGGACATGACACTTCTGACGACACATTCTATTCAAGTCAATGATGTGCCAATTGTGTCGATTGATCATGACAATGGACGACTGCGCTCTCTCCAGCTTGCGAATGGGGAGACAGTGAAAAGGGAAGGTGGTTTTGTCGCAAGTGAATTCAAGCAGTCAGCTCCATTTGCTGAAAAACTAGGCTGTCAAATGACCAAAAATGCCGGTATTGAAACAGATATTCTTGGTCGTACAACTGTCAGCGGTGTCTTTGCATGCGGTGATAATTTAGGCGGTCCTGCTCAGTTAGTTCTCGCAGCAGCAGCTGGAAGCCAGGCAGGAATGGGCGTCATTCATGAACTTGTGCAAGAAGAGTTTCAAGAAAAAACCAGCGTGTAG
- a CDS encoding tRNA-dihydrouridine synthase, translating into MSKNFWRDLPRPFFILAPMEEVTDVVFRHVVSEAARPDVFFTEFTNSESYCHPDGIQSVKGRLTFTEDEQPIVAHIWGDKPENFRQMSIEMAELGFQGLDINMGCPVPNVTQNGKGSGLILRPDVAAELIQAAKAGGLPVSVKTRLGFTEVDEWRGWLRHILEQDIVNLSIHLRTRKEMSQVDAHWELIPEIKKLRDEVAPDTLLTINGDIPDRQTGLKLAEQYGVDGVMIGRGIFHNPFAFEKELKEHTSDELLGLLRLHLDLHDQYSSLGLRPFKALHRFFKIYVKGFRGASFLRNQLMNTSSTDEVRAMLDEFEARNQEQS; encoded by the coding sequence ATGAGTAAAAATTTCTGGCGTGATTTACCGCGACCATTTTTTATATTAGCACCAATGGAAGAAGTGACAGATGTTGTGTTTCGTCATGTTGTGAGTGAGGCGGCGAGACCGGATGTGTTTTTCACAGAGTTTACAAACAGTGAGAGTTATTGCCACCCTGATGGCATTCAAAGTGTAAAGGGGCGTTTAACGTTTACAGAGGATGAGCAGCCGATTGTTGCTCATATTTGGGGAGACAAGCCTGAGAATTTTAGACAGATGAGCATTGAAATGGCGGAATTGGGTTTTCAGGGGCTTGATATTAATATGGGCTGTCCTGTCCCTAATGTTACGCAAAACGGAAAGGGCAGCGGCTTGATTCTTCGCCCAGACGTTGCCGCAGAGCTGATTCAAGCGGCAAAAGCTGGGGGATTACCTGTCAGCGTCAAAACAAGACTTGGTTTTACTGAAGTCGATGAATGGCGCGGGTGGCTTAGACACATTTTGGAGCAAGATATTGTGAATTTATCGATTCACCTTCGAACAAGAAAGGAAATGAGCCAGGTGGATGCGCATTGGGAGCTCATTCCTGAGATTAAAAAACTTCGTGATGAAGTAGCCCCTGATACGCTTTTGACAATCAATGGTGATATTCCTGATCGTCAAACTGGCTTAAAGCTCGCTGAACAGTATGGAGTGGACGGTGTGATGATTGGGCGTGGGATTTTCCATAACCCATTTGCTTTCGAAAAAGAGCTGAAGGAGCATACAAGTGATGAACTGCTTGGTCTTTTAAGATTACATCTTGATCTTCATGATCAATATTCGTCACTAGGTTTGCGTCCATTCAAGGCACTGCACCGTTTCTTTAAAATTTATGTAAAAGGATTCAGAGGTGCGAGTTTCTTAAGAAATCAATTAATGAACACATCATCAACAGATGAAGTACGTGCAATGCTGGATGAATTTGAAGCGAGAAATCAAGAACAATCATGA
- a CDS encoding SMI1/KNR4 family protein has translation MKPFWDKESEETFKKINEKGIAKAEKKLGVILPDTYKKLILEQNGGYTLHNAFPTDQPNGWAEDHVAFDHLRGIAKDEGIMDSDYLIEEWELPEGLVLICGDGHTWIALDYRETKEHPPVHYFDLEYETDFKLADSFDELIAGHYTAEDSEVDEMSDEEWLAEYEKQNKPLSKEEVKDIFLTKDPEEISKIANFQVEQIDDIKWICSQVETYMDILQNEEMLTTAGWAINTIFIMNDEMIKQHADVVENARRFAKHLSQSKIDEMHNIAINISIALEFDLEE, from the coding sequence TTGAAACCATTTTGGGATAAAGAAAGTGAAGAAACATTTAAGAAAATCAATGAGAAAGGCATTGCAAAAGCGGAGAAGAAGCTAGGCGTCATTCTGCCGGATACATATAAGAAACTGATTCTTGAACAAAATGGAGGGTATACACTGCATAACGCTTTTCCAACGGACCAGCCGAATGGATGGGCAGAGGATCATGTGGCATTTGATCATTTAAGAGGAATTGCCAAAGATGAAGGCATCATGGATAGTGATTATTTAATAGAAGAATGGGAATTGCCTGAGGGACTTGTGCTCATTTGTGGAGATGGACATACGTGGATTGCATTGGATTACAGAGAAACAAAGGAGCATCCACCAGTTCATTACTTTGATTTAGAATATGAGACAGATTTCAAATTAGCGGATTCATTTGATGAATTGATTGCGGGGCATTATACCGCAGAGGATAGCGAAGTAGATGAAATGTCAGATGAAGAGTGGCTGGCTGAATATGAAAAGCAGAATAAACCATTATCAAAAGAAGAAGTGAAAGATATCTTTTTAACCAAAGACCCTGAAGAGATTTCAAAAATCGCGAATTTCCAAGTGGAACAAATTGATGATATCAAGTGGATTTGTTCCCAGGTAGAAACGTATATGGACATCCTGCAGAACGAAGAAATGTTAACGACTGCTGGCTGGGCAATCAATACGATCTTTATAATGAATGATGAAATGATTAAGCAGCATGCTGATGTTGTCGAGAATGCACGTCGTTTTGCAAAGCATTTGAGTCAATCAAAAATAGATGAAATGCACAACATTGCCATCAATATATCAATCGCACTTGAATTTGATTTAGAGGAATAA